In the Nothobranchius furzeri strain GRZ-AD chromosome 15, NfurGRZ-RIMD1, whole genome shotgun sequence genome, one interval contains:
- the rarga gene encoding retinoic acid receptor gamma-A isoform X2: MFDCMEALGMGPRQLYDVTSRGACMLRKASPFFAGLDPFAWTGSASVQSVETQSTSSEEMVPSSPSPPPPPRVYKPCFVCQDKSSGYHYGVSSCEGCKGFFRRSIQKNMVYTCHRDKNCQINKVTRNRCQYCRLQKCFEVGMSKEAVRNDRNKKKKDVKEEVVLPESYELSGELEELVNKVSKAHQETFPSLCQLGKYTTNSSSDHRVQLDLGLWDKFSELSTKCIIKIVEFAKRLPGFTSLTIADQITLLKSACLDILMLRICTRYTPEQDTMTFSDGLTLNRTQMHNAGFGPLTDLVFAFAGQLLPLEMDDTETGLLSAICLICGDRMDLEEPEKVDKLQEPLLEALKIYARRRRPNKPHMFPRMLMKITDLRGISTKGAERAITLKMEIPGPMPPLIREMLENPEAFEDQTDSNESALPPPPPPPPPPAVVVKQEAEDEDDSWATENGSEPSPEEEDEDDDDELGDEERDRASDSDGEPWGVLDNLDGSRKGFAGRTQ, translated from the exons CGGTGGAAACCCAGAGCACCAGCTCAGAGGAGATGGTACCCAGTTCTCCGTCTCCCCCTCCTCCGCCTCGAGTCTACAAGCCCTGCTTTGTGTGCCAGGACAAGTCCTCAGGGTATCACTACGGGGTCAGCTCTTGTGAGGGCTGCAAG GGTTTCTTCCGCCGTAGTATCCAGAAGAACATGGTGTACACCTGTCACCGGGATAAGAACTGCCAGATTAACAAGGTCACACGCAACCGCTGCCAGTACTGCAGGCTGCAGAAGTGCTTCGAGGTCGGCATGTCCAAGGAAG CGGTGCGTAATgacagaaacaagaagaagaaggatgtgaaggaggaggtggtgCTTCCTGAGAGTTATGAGCTCAGTGGAGAGCTGGAAGAGTTGGTCAATAAAGTCAGCAAAGCTCACCAAGAGACCTTTCCGTCCCTTTGCCAGCTGGGAAAATACACCACA AACTCCAGCTCAGACCACCGTGTTCAGCTGGACCTAGGACTCTGGGATAAGTTTAGCGAACTTTCCACCAAATGCATCATCAAGATTGTGGAATTTGCCAAGCGGCTGCCGGGTTTCACCAGCCTCACCATTGCTGACCAAATCACTTTACTGAAGTCAGCGTGCCTGGACATACTG ATGTTGAGAATCTGCACACGCTACACCCCAGAGCAGGACACTATGACCTTCTCCGATGGCCTGACATTGAACCGAACTCAGATGCACAACGCTGGTTTTGGGCCGCTAACAGATCTGGTCTTTGCCTTTGCTGGTCAGCTTCTACCCCTGGAGATGGATGACACAGAAACCGGTCTCCTCAGTGCCATCTGCCTTATATGTGGAG ACCGCATGGATCTGGAGGAGCCCGAGAAAGTGGATAAGCTGCAGGAGCCGCTACTTGAAGCTCTTAAAATCTATGCCCGTCGTAGACGTCCAAACAAACCTCACATGTTCCCCCGCATGCTGATGAAGATCACTGACCTCAGAGGGATCAGCACAAAGG GTGCAGAAAGAGCCATCACTCTAAAGATGGAGATCCCAGGCCCGATGCCTCCTTTGATCAGGGAGATGCTGGAGAACCCAGAGGCCTTTGAGGACCAAACGGATAGTAACGAGAGTGCGCTGCCCCCGCCTCCGCCGCCACCGCCTCCGCCAGCTGTTGTTGTGAAGCAGGAGGCCGAGGACGAGGACGACAGCTGGGCCACAGAAAATGGGAGTGAGCCATCCCCAGAAGAGGAGGacgaagatgacgacgacgagcTGGGCGATGAAGAACGCGACAGGGCCTCGGACAGTGATGGGGAGCCCTGGGGGGTGTTGGATAACTTAGACGGGTCGAGGAAAGGCTTTGCTGGGAGGACACAGTGA